The Tubulanus polymorphus chromosome 6, tnTubPoly1.2, whole genome shotgun sequence genome includes a region encoding these proteins:
- the LOC141906735 gene encoding uncharacterized protein LOC141906735 isoform X2 — protein sequence MKIGEFLILNTVVLTGLDIHLVSSGFFGNRCSFACPQAYQVRERYTKSCGLFGWARCTRYRMVTRYRSSTCYKCCAGWAGSRCYTPLCPQGCQGRGSCSQPGVCACHAGYSSPRCNDINECARNNGGCQHRCVNTIGSFYCQCHFGFQLNYDRRSCTPVCFSSTICPNGGKCLKPNYCSCRVGFSQPRCEDINECSTNNGGCQHACINNRGSFKCACKPGYLLQSDGKTCIDINECDSYNGRCNHICTNTPGSFECSCNSGFQLDTDKRTCLDIDDCLADNGNCAQICNNSIGSYSCQCRDGYTLDPDGTGCTDIVECLVQNGGCSNTCVNTNGSYHCVCPSGFKLDETGRVCQDIDECKELNGGCAHDCRNSIGSYSCHCRTGYRLNDVDRRSCDDIDECATENGGCNQTCTNSRGSYTCSCNEGYILRDDRTTCADIDECKVFNGGCEQICKNLHGSFVCQCQPEFILSVDKHTCVEMDFCADNNGGCQHTCTRIGGGRTCSCNVGYELQPDAKTCLDKNECLEGNGGCSDICINKDGSYQCQCKKGFTLDDDQRTCKDLYECLTGNGGCTQQCENTVGSFKCSCRKGFRLIGTSDCEDINECLVNLGSCEEQCTNTVGSYICSCSGNKILDSNGRTCSDEDACDGVTVCQHRCISEHGKWRCDCNKGYQLNSADQKSCSDINECATNNGNCSELCINEPGSFTCDCNIAGHVLNSDKRTCKDPCDPNPCLHKGVCTIAAGTFDCSCSTGFTGNTCHRGLVTVDMPDVVNSDTPSQIIVYAKPKNELIIRPVGKNLIFSPIEVVIKYPKTSAIFNVISKAQGRHRVDFILSGIDSPIFGLAPGLGELVLLAGDVFTRLQLPRKTLPKGCFKIDIAKCPDGTNKLTFSLSSSSPWYRLKSNSNVLFTFGIVFAESGKLAIPVSLIGLLVDESDNGFKMAFVSSNLKADDGQKVLGDRENCLEIPLSSKDIRELMYSNAFARQYLLSLYEQLPAWIRLTEKEMPLLTFADMKADLMLGKDTQKLLSCQGAPIHDDRYYSIFQFQSGASMSILNKTVNLFSPLKGKKFCLIVDICKDAARTVVLMLPPGSRDILDGLDITNGLKIKVKGIGISLTRDLAVRLQSKSVRVWTGNEIIPYPVDPSASLWLAGEFIYHRNESFTRIAANADSQFFAVVPSPKKLLTHVFLQEWHSYLKLDAVLNVTLNFELFQNPRSLHFPSAAVLDSSMYASIGGLHERKMCAPRANPSGIFFAMELEVNPFSFIPVIGEFAVTNRHIAYAFLTYDPRNAILTAKPINIGRDILDLKTRASRIAKSIKDHAKQLVAEATAAGKQFYDKFENHVDMLEANLSKMVEEISFFNLPKLSDALALIRQFVKDVELSFEHFTDALKMPIKTAIEGVINSIKWEVADVKYKVEMLQRRIMQQVTDVMNKKSGWGLKYRTTIEVFSIEFGAVDLEVVYSTNFLGECSRYKRVYELLKGEPALRGLAIFHVKKQIYWWLSVNFGGGFELAMGTESKNFIIRITACLKIFQVITSEVDVYISKAGITTGLELRVWDLFRVRLIINSTVDVPWKKMNVRAEVWFLPGGDNSFEGSLSEAIINVAKRIGNEANKRLTQAQEIFDIADAKLSKAENWLDEKKAEMNKAKKVFDYAVKKLKQLEKKVDDLKRPFEKVVADLGRAQDQVDRLCRIRICEQICIPGFKCRIKCIRVNIFWVSVNLCFPICSLTSCMFSIPNPVCLIANALCSLVRIAAYLALEVAKLIVRGVLLAMDVAKAAVRVAAFVVDKSKIIVDLAKLPLDLAGIALKAARVVLKASKESLGFVKLLVKGAINLFTFVIRNLPVDMKKCGFSAQLSIEDQYVFDISCELNIFYTGWHTARFRINFRNPFATIWEVAREMVKALVNLFRFGKRRKRDLLFEANMQMNRFRRSVEDDSGFEDLLTNKTLSFTDTVFDEESAGNIRAEDLKATDLRIAYFRKRCKQVTEVDLFLTSVVSILNGIAKEIFTDVENSKNASKRAASTQQPTQEDSFESLGINTTEAIEKFNMTREQLDAMLQEALKTEELEATKNISDLAESATDDVSYQLDNFPLLDSWKAEMENVTSDQYSTSVCKGFADCVLVKFGELYDIYSGIDSRLKDGADQAKLIIPEVEEMVLQLLNTNQSMTVTEIYNSTSKIIELLDKLRATNPFCVEPPQIKVSPRSKEVLEGATLVLSCRASDGIVWLKDGTVLNTTADDLRIENASMEDAGNYQCQTGNIVANITSVVAAVTVENPPAITRQPLVSVSVPEGFEPAVKLDCGVTGIPKPVIKWCTSNKEGIDGRCFEATGELVLRKPSPKDSGMYWCEARNIHGNVTSRRSTVLVRKIQLGSPAVRMMVGYFLKTSTARQKRPLTDEQILHHAFATSIINNVAVPGVELELLNNNLTMSFQLIKPILGLIDNSVPYANLSRTFDNARMSIYFAIDNFRKAVENEDVTATFPQKTYVADRSTLVMSDVWTYCRAGYEQSNHQVYLCEACPIGQYRTDELPTCRNCPNGTTTQEQASPSLTSCQDPSKICCQNRSDFKLHIGVGLGFGLLFVITIVAYLLRRHHEKARTTTEIKQERSVINNPAYESTDSELTESRTTDLQNDNP from the exons ATGAAGATCGGTGAGTTTCTCATCCTCAATACCGTAGTACTTACCGGACTCGACATACATTTAGTTTCAAG cgGGTTTTTCGGTAACAGATGCTCGTTCGCCTGTCCGCAGGCCTATCAGGTGCGGGAGAGATACACGAAAAGTTGTGGCTTATTTGGCTGGGCACGTTGCACAAGATACAG AATGGTAACTCGCTATCGTTCATCCACCTGTTATAAATGCTGTGCCGGTTGGGCTGGTAGTCGTTGCTATACAC CCCTCTGCCCGCAAGGATGTCAAGGACGTGGTTCGTGTAGTCAACCTGGAGTTTGTGCTTGTCATGCGGGATATTCATCGCCGCGTTGTAATG aCATAAACGAATGCGCACGAAATAACGGTGGCTGTCAACATCGATGCGTCAACACTATCGGTAGCTTCTACTGTCAATGTCACTTCGGATTTCAACTGAACTATGACAGACGATCTTGTACAC CGGTGTGTTTTTCATCGACGATATGTCCAAACGGCGGAAAATGCCTGAAACCAAATTACTGCTCTTGTCGAGTTGGATTCAGCCAACCAAGATGTGAAG ATATCAACGAATGTTCAACAAATAACGGTGGATGTCAGCATGCTTGTATCAACAACCGCGGCTCGTTTAAATGCGCTTGTAAACCAGGCTATCTTCTGCAGTCAGACGGCAAAACATGCATCG ATATAAACGAATGTGACTCGTACAATGGAAGATGCAACCATATTTGCACAAACACGCCTGGTAGTTTCGAGTGCTCGTGCAATTCCGGGTTCCAACTCGACACAGACAAACGAACTTGTCTGG ATATTGATGACTGTCTGGCCGATAACGGAAACTGCGCGCAAATCTGCAACAACAGCATCGGGTCGTACTCGTGTCAGTGTCGAGATGGATATACATTAGACCCGGATGGAACAGGTTGTACAG ATATCGTCGAATGTTTAGTGCAAAACGGCGGATGTTCCAATACGTGTGTTAATACAAACGGATCTTACCACTGCGTTTGTCCAAGCGGCTTCAAGTTAGATGAAACTGGACGCGTATGTCAGG ATATCGATGAGTGTAAAGAATTAAACGGAGGTTGTGCACACGACTGTCGTAATTCTATCGGTTCATACTCGTGTCATTGTCGCACTGGATACCGTCTGAATGATGTTGACAGAAGATCGTGCGATG atatcgacgaatgcgCTACGGAAAACGGAGGGTGTAATCAAACCTGCACAAACAGTCGCGGGTCTTACACTTGTTCCTGTAACGAAGGATATATCCTAAGAGACGACCGTACGACATGTGCAG ATATAGACGAATGCAAAGTGTTCAACGGTGGCTGTGAACAAATTTGCAAAAACCTACACGGCTCTTTCGTTTGTCAATGTCAGCCTGAATTCATCCTTAGCGTAGACAAACATACTTGTGTTG AAATGGATTTTTGCGCTGATAATAACGGTGGATGTCAACATACCTGCACCCGCATTGGTGGTGGGCGTACGTGTTCCTGTAATGTAGGCTACGAGCTGCAACCTGATGCCAAAACATGTTTAG ACAAGAACGAATGTCTAGAAGGAAATGGCGGTTGTTCTGACATATGCATTAACAAAGACGGCTCATATCAATGCCAATGTAAAAAAGGTTTTACTCTTGATGATGACCAGAGGACATGTAAAG ATCTCTACGAATGTTTGACTGGTAATGGTGGTTGCACCCAGCAGTGTGAAAATACAGTAGGTTCGTTCAAATGCAGCTGTCGCAAAGGTTTCCGGTTGATCGGAACATCTGATTGTGAAG atataaatgaatgtcTCGTCAATCTGGGTTCGTGTGAAGAACAGTGCACGAATACGGTGGGAAGTTATATTTGTAGTTGTTCCGGAAATAAGATACTCGATTCAAACGGCAGAACCTGTTCAG ATGAAGATGCTTGCGATGGAGTCACTGTGTGCCAGCATAGGTGTATTTCCGAACATGGAAAATGGCGCTGCGATTGCAATAAAGGTTACCAACTCAATAGTGCTGACCAAAAATCATGTTCCG ACATAAATGAATGCGCGACCAACAATGGGAACTGCAGTGAACTTTGTATAAACGAACCTGGCAGCTTTACATGTGACTGTAACATAGCTGGACATGTACTTAATTCCGATAAACGAACATGCAAAG ATCCTTGTGATCCAAATCCCTGTCTTCATAAAGGCGTATGCACCATTGCTGCAGGTACATTTGATTGTAGCTGCTCGACTGGTTTCACTGGTAATACATGTCACCGAGGCTTGGTGACTGTAGATATGCCTGATGTTGTAAACAGTGATACTCCAAGTCAAATAATCGTCTACGCTAAGccgaaaaatgaattaatcattAGACCTGTTGGAAAGAATCTGATTTTCTCGCCAATTGAGGTCGTTATTAAATATCCCAAAACCTCGGCCATATTCAATGTCATATCAAAGGCGCAAGGGAGGCATCGGGTGGATTTTATTCTATCCGGAATAGACTCGCCGATATTTGGACTAGCTCCTGGGTTAGGAGAGCTGGTCCTTCTTGCAGGTGATGTTTTCACTCGCTTACAACTACCGAGAAAAACTCTACCCAAGGGGTGCTTTAAGATCGACATAGCAAAGTGTCCAGATGGCACGAATAAACTGACATTTTCCCTGTCCTCAAGTTCACCGTGGTATCGTCTGAAATCGAATTCCAACGTATTGTTTACATTCGGGATCGTGTTTGCCGAAAGTGGAAAGTTAGCGATACCGGTATCATTAATCGGTCTACTGGTAGACGAATCGGACAACGGATTCAAGATGGCATTTGTGAGCTCCAACCTGAAAGCAGATGATGGCCAGAAAGTATTAGGAGATAGGGAGAACTGCTTAGAGATTCCGCTATCTTCGAAGGATATTCGCGAGCTCATGTACAGCAACGCGTTTGCTCGACAGTATTTGCTGTCGCTGTACGAACAGCTGCCAGCTTGGATACGTCTGACAGAGAAAGAAATGCCTCTTTTGACGTTCGCTGACATGAAAGCAGACCTCATGCTCGGCAAAGACACACAGAAGCTGTTATCTTGTCAAGGAGCCCCAATCCACGATGATCGCTACTACAGCATTTTCCAATTCCAATCTGGTGCTTCGATGTCCATTCTGAACAAAACAGTGAACCTGTTTTCACCACTAAAAGGCAAGAAATTTTGTCTTATCGTCGACATATGCAAAGATGCCGCCCGCACCGTGGTACTAATGCTTCCACCAGGATCGCGTGATATCTTAGACGGCCTTGATATAACTAACGGATTGAAAATCAAGGTCAAAGGAATTGGCATCAGTCTTACAAGAGACCTAGCGGTGCGACTTCAATCTAAGAGTGTTCGAGTTTGGACCGGTAATGAAATTATTCCTTATCC TGTTGATCCATCTGCTAGTCTTTGGTTGGCCGGAGAATTCATCTATCACAGAAATGAGTCCTTTACGCGAATCGCAGCGAATGCCGACAGCCAATTTTTCGCCGTGGTGCCATCGCCTAAAAAA CTCCTGACGCACGTGTTTTTACAAGAATGGCACAGCTATCTAAAACTCGACGCCGTTCTCAACGTGACTCTGAATTTCGAACTGTTTCAAAATCCTCGCTCGCTGCATTTCCCATCAGCTGCTGTACTCGACTCATCAATGTACGCCTCGATCGGTG GGCTGCATGAAAGAAAGATGTGCGCCCCCAGAGCCAATCCTTCGGGCATTTTCTTCGCCATGGAACTTGAAGTGAACCCCTTCAGTTTCATTCCAGTCATCGGGGAGTTTGCCGTCACCAATCGCCACATCGCCTATGCATTTTTAACGTACGATCCTCGTAATGCAATACTGACAGCAAAACCGATCAACATAGGCCGCGATATCCTCGATCTGAAGACAAGAGCATCGCGTATAGCGAAGTCCATTAAAGACCACGCCAAACAACTGGTGGCTGAAGCGACCGCTGCTGGAAAACAGTTCTACGACAAATTTGAGAACCATGTCGATATGCTAGAGGCAAATCTATCGAAAATGGTGGAAGAAATCAGTTTTTTCAATCTGCCTAAGCTTAGTGATGCACTTGCCTTAATCCGTCAATTTGTGAAGGACGTGGAGTTATCGTTTGAACATTTCACGGATGCACTTAAGATGCCGATCAAAACGGCTATAGAAGGTGTCATCAATTCGATCAAATGGGAAGTAGCAGACGTTAAGTACAAAGTTGAAATGTTGCAGAGGAGAATCATGCAGCAGGTGACTGATGTGATGAACAAAAAGTCTGGCTGGGGTTTGAAATATCGAACAACGATTGAAGTGTTCAGTATTGAATTTGGGGCGGTGGACTTAGAAGTGGTATACTCGACGAATTTTCTCGGTGAATGCAGCCGTTACAAAAGAGTCTACGAGCTTCTGAAAGGTGAACCAGCACTACGAGGTCTCGCCATATTCCACGTTAAAAAACAGATATATTGGTGGCTAAGTGTAAATTTTGGTGGCGGTTTTGAATTGGCTATGGGAACtgaaagtaaaaatttcatcatccGTATCACCGCTTGtttgaagatttttcaagtGATCACTTCCGAAGTCGACGTGTACATCAGTAAGGCTGGGATAACCACTGGCTTAGAGTTGAGAGTATGGGATCTGTTTCGAGTTCGGTTGATCATCAATTCTACCGTAGATGTTCCATGGAAGAAAATGAATGTGAGAGCTGAAGTCTGGTTTTTGCCCGGTGGCGACAACTCTTTCGAAGGAAGTCTTTCTGAGGCGATCATTAATGTAGCTAAAAGGATTGGAAATGAAGCTAACAAGAGACTGACACAAGCGCAGGAAATTTTTGACATTGCCGATGCGAAGTTGTCCAAAGCAGAGAATTGGCTCGATGAGAAAAAAGCCGAAATGAACAAAGCGAAGAAAGTATTCGATTACGCtgtcaaaaaattaaaacaactTGAAAAGAAAGTGGATGATCTGAAGCGACCGTTTGAGAAAGTCGTTGCCGATCTTGGTCGTGCACAGGATCAAGTCGATAGGCTCTGTCGAATCAGGATTTGCGAACAGATTTGTATTCCTGGATTTAAATGCCGTATAAAATGCATCAGGGTCAATATATTTTGGGTATCTGTTAACTTATGTTTCCCGATTTGTTCTCTTACTAGTTGCATGTTCAGCATTCCCAATCCTGTGTGTTTAATAGCTAATGCACTGTGCAGTCTGGTCCGGATTGCAGCATACCTCGCTCTTGAAGTGGCAAAACTTATTGTTCGTGGAGTTCTACTTGCAATGGATGTTGCTAAGGCTGCTGTGCGCGTGGCTGCTTTTGTCGTAGACAAGTCCAAAATTATTGTAGACTTAGCTAAACTTCCTTTAGATTTGGCAGGGATTGCACTTAAGGCAGCTAGAGTTGTGTTAAAAGCAAGCAAGGAATCTCTAGGCTTTGTAAAATTGCTTGTCAAAGGTGCCATAAATCTGTTTACGTTCGTTATCAGGAATTTGCCGGTTGACATGAAAAAATGTGGGTTCTCTGCTCAATTATCCATCGAGGACCAGTATGTGTTCGACATTTCGTGTgagttgaatattttctataccGGATGGCATACGGCGAGGTTTCGTATCAATTTCCGGAATCCATTCGCGACCATTTGGGAGGTTGCGCGTGAAATGGTAAAGGCCCTCGTAAACCTTTTTAGATTTGGAAAACGTCGCAAACGCGATTTGTTATTTGAGGCAAACATGCAGATGAATCGGTTCCGTCGCAGCGTTGAAGATGATTCAGGTTTTGAAGATCTATTGACGAATAAAACATTATCGTTTACTGATACTGTATTTGATGAGGAATCAGCTGGTAATATAAGAGCGGAGGATTTGAAGGCGACGGATTTACGTATTGCTTATTTCAGAAAAAGATGTAAACAAGTTACTGAGGTCGACTTGTTCCTTACATCAGTGGTTTCTATCCTGAACGGAATCGCAAAAGAGATTTTTACTGATGTAGAGAATTCGAAAAACGCTTCAAAACGGGCAGCGTCAACGCAGCAACCGACCCAGGAAGATAGTTTTGAATCACTGGGTATCAACACGACAGAAGCGatagaaaaattcaatatgacACGCGAACAACTTGATGCTATGCTGCAAGAGGCTTTGAAAACTGAAGAATTAGAGGCAACTAAAAATATATCGGACTTAGCCGAATCTGCAACAGATGATGTTTCATACCAATTGGATAACTTTCCTTTACTAGATTCGTGGAAAGCAGAAATGGAAAACGTGACCAGTGATCAGTATTCGACATCCGTGTGCAAAGGATTCGCCGATTGTGTCTTGGTGAAATTTGGAGAACTGTACGATATATATTCTGGAATTGATTCGCGGTTGAAAGATGGAGCAGACCAGGCAAAACTTATCATTCCAGAAGTAGAAGAAATGGTCCTACAGTTGTTGAATACAAATCAGAGCATGACAGttactgaaatatacaacTCAACATCAAAGATCATCGAGTTACTGGATAAGCTGAGAGCTACAAATCCATTTTGTGTGGAACCTCCGCAGATCAAGGTATCTCCTCGTTCTAAGGAAGTTCTTGAGGGTGCAACTTTAGTGTTGAGTTGTCGTGCTTCAGACGGTATTGTCTGGCTCAAAGATGGTACCGTTCTTAATACAACTGCTGATGACCTGCGTATAGAAAATGCAAGTATGGAAGACGCCGGTAATTATCAATGCCAAACTGGTAATATCGTAGCAAATATCACTTCAGTTGTTGCTGCTGTTACCGTAGAAAATCCACCGGCTATAACTAGACAACCTCTGGTGTCAGTTTCTGTTCCCGAAGGGTTCGAACCTGCAGTAAAACTGGATTGCGGTGTAACCGGCATACCAAAACCTGTGATAAAATGGTGCACTTCGAATAAAGAAGGCATTGATGGTCGTTGTTTTGAAGCAACTGGTGAATTGGTCTTACGTAAGCCTTCGCCCAAGGATTCCGGTATGTACTGGTGTGAAGCCCGGAACATTCACGGCAATGTTACTTCAAGAAGATCGACGGTATTAGTGCGAAAAATACAGTTAGGGTCTCCAGCTGTCAGGATGATGGTCGGATACTTCTTGAAGACGTCAACAGCAAGGCAGAAACGACCATTGACCGACGAGCAAATATTGCACCACGCTTTCGCTACGTCGATTATCAACAACGTAGCCGTGCCAGGCGTCGAACTAGAATTACTAAACAACAACCTTACGATGAGCTTCCAACTCATTAAGCCAATTCTGGGTCTGATCGACAACTCGGTACCCTACGCTAATCTGTCCAGAACATTCGATAACGCGCGCATGTCGATATATTTTGCCATTGACAACTTCAGAAAAGCTGTAGAAAATGAAGACGTGACAGCTACGTTTCCACAGAAGACATACGTAGCTGATCGTAGCACACTCGTCATGTCTGACGTATGGACGTACTGCCGGGCAGGATATGAACAAAGCAACCATCAAGTGTACCTCTGCG AGGCCTGCCCCATCGGGCAGTATcgcacagatgaattaccaacATGTAGAAATTGTCCCAATGGTACTACCACTCAAGAACAAGCGTCGCCCTCATTAACATCGTGTCAAG ATCCCAGTAAGATATGCTGTCAAAATAGATCG GATTTTAAGCTCCACATTGGCGTTGGTTTAGGATTTGGATTGTTGTTCGTGATAACTATTGTTG CGTATTTACTGAGAAGACATCACGAAAAAGCTCGAACTACAACGGAAATAAAACAAGAACGGAGTGTTATAAACAACCCTGCGTACGAATCAACAGACTCTGAACTTACCGAATCAAGAACCACTGACTTGCAGAACGATAATCCATGA